A part of Anolis carolinensis isolate JA03-04 unplaced genomic scaffold, rAnoCar3.1.pri scaffold_10, whole genome shotgun sequence genomic DNA contains:
- the cited4 gene encoding cbp/p300-interacting transactivator 4, with protein sequence MADHMMIPMNHSANGLQGYRIGMNGMQGSPQHGQHVLRTLPANHQMTQYGGPSMDGTIRPRPNISGQMGHHQVTSTMMFNSPSQQQQQYMGPVGAQQLMASMHLQKLNTQYQGYPLMGMNNGSLGTGAQQYRMGPSQHPVMQHMPPPALTLNVMDTELIDEDLLTSLAMELGLDRVQELPELFLGQNEFDFISDFVSKQQPSAISC encoded by the coding sequence ATGGCTGATCACATGATGATCCCAATGAACCACAGTGCAAACGGGCTACAGGGCTACCGGATAGGGATGAATGGGATGCAGGGCTCTCCACAGCATGGGCAGCATGTTCTAAGGACGCTACCAGCTAACCACCAGATGACACAGTATGGAGGCCCCTCCATGGACGGAACAATCAGGCCTAGGCCCAACATCAGTGGACAGATGGGTCACCACCAGGTGACAAGCACCATGATGTTCAACAGTCCAAgtcaacagcaacaacagtatATGGGGCCTGTGGGCGCCCAGCAGCTTATGGCCAGCATGCATTTACAGAAACTCAACACACAATATCAAGGCTATCCTCTCATGGGCATGAACAATGGGTCCTTGGGAACGGGGGCTCAGCAATACCGAATGGGGCCCAGCCAGCATCCGGTCATGCAGCACATGCCCCCTCCTGCATTGACTTTGAACGTTATGGATACAGAACTTATTGATGAAGATCTTTTGACCTCTTTGGCTATGGAACTGGGTCTGGACAGAGTTCAGGAGCTGCCAGAGCTTTTCCTGGGGCAAAATGAATTTGACTTCATCTCGGACTTTGTGAGCAAACAGCAGCCCAGTGCAATCAGCTGTTGA